The region tcaatggaacagaatcgagagcccagaaatggaccctcaactctatggtcaacttatctttgacaaagcaggaaagaatgtccaatggaaaaaagacagtctcttcaacaaatggtgttgggaaaattggacagccacatgcagaagaatgaaactggaccatttccttacaccacacacaaaaatagactccaaatggttgaaagacctaaacgtgagacaggagtccatcaaaatcctaaaggagaacacaggtagcaacctcttcgacctcagccgcagcaacttcttcctagaaacattgccaaaggcacgggaagccagggcaaaaatgaactattgggatttcatcaagataaaaagcttttgcacagcaaaagaaacagtccacaaaaccaaaagacaaccaacagaatgggagaaaatatttgcaaatgacatatcagataaagggctagtatccaaaatctataaagaatttatcaaactcaacacccaaagaacaaataatccaatcaagaaatgggcagaagacatgaacagacatttttccaaagaagacatccaaatggccaacaggcacatgaaaaagtgctcaacatcgctcggcatcagggaaatccaaatcaaaacctcaatgagataccacctcacacccatcagagtggctaaaattaacaagtcagggaacgacagatgttggcggggatgtggagaaaggggaaccctcctacactgttggtgggaatgcaagctggtgcaacccctctggaaaacagtatggaggttcctcaaacagttgaaattagagctaccattcgatccagcaattgcactactgggtatttaccccaaagatacaaaggtagggatccgaagaggtatgtgcaccccaatgcttatagcagcaatgtccaaataaccaaactgtggaaagagccaagatgtccatcgacagatgaatggataaagaagatgtggtatatatacacaatggaatattatgcagccatcaaaaggaatgagatcttgccatttgcaacgacgtggatggaactggagggtgttatgctgagtgaaataagtcaatcagagaaagacatgtatcatatgacctcactgatatgaggaattcttaatctcaggaaacaaactgagggtgctgaagtggtggggggtgggagggatggagtggctgggtgatagacattggggaggctatgtgctatggtgagcactgtgaattgtgcaagactgttcaatcacagatctgtacttctgaaacaaataatgcaacatattttaagaaaaaagaaaaagaagaagatagcaggagaggaagaatgaaggggagtaagtcagagggggagacgaaccatgagagatgatggactctgagaaacaaactgagggttctagaggggaggggggtggggggatgggttagcctggtgatgggtattaaagagggcacgttctgtgtggagcactgggtgttatgcacaaacaatgaatcatggaacactacatcaaaaactaatgatgtaatgtatggtgattaacataataataaaaaaatggacagaagaaatgaacagacatttctccaaagacatacagatggccaacagacacatgaagagatgctcaatatcactcatcatcagggaaatacaaatcaaaaccacaatgagatatcacctcacacctgtcagaatgactaaaataaaaaaacacaagaaacaaaaagtgttggcaaggatgtggagaaaaaggaaccctcatgccctactggtgggaatgtaaactggtgcagccactgtgaaaaacagtatggaggttcctcaaaattttaaaaatagaactgccttatgatccagcaattacattactgggtatttacccaaagaatacaaaaactggaggaaaaaagaatacaaaaacactgatgCTAAGGGATATATGCACCATTATGtgtattacagcattatttacaatagccaaattatggaagcagcccaagtgtccatcgacagatgaagagataaagaagatgtggtatatatacacaatggaatattatttagccgtaaaaagcatgaaatcttgccatttgcaacaacatggatggatctaaagagtataatgcaaaacgaaatgtcagagaaagacaaatactatatgatttcgctcaggtggaatttaagaaacaaaacaaatgaacaaagaaaaaaaagagacaaaccaaaaaacagactcttaaatatagagaataaactggtggttaccagagggggagtcaaggggtgggggatgggtgaaatagatgaaggggattaagagtatatttACCATGATAAGCATTGAGTAATgtgtagagttgttgaatcactgtattgtacacctgcaactaatataacactgtatgttaactataccggaatttttaaaataaatagataatattttaattttaaaagttactgtAACTTTGGTTTGTAGCtccacttttttgttttctacatgatttaagagactaatgcattaaaaaattattagtctaggggtgcctgggtggtgcagtcggttaagtagctgcctttggctcaggtcatgatcccggggtcctgcgatggagccccacatcaggcttccctgctcagcagggagtgtgcttctccctctgcccctcccccacgtgtgctctctttctcttaaataaacaaaatcttttaaaaaaattattagtctAGAATTTTAGATACACAATGCacaaagatgtaatttgtgacatCAGTAACTGAAAAGGGGAGGACAGAGCAATATAGGAGCAAATTTTGTATGTTCCTGAATTTAACCTGATACAAATTCAGAGTAGAGTATTACAACTTtaggatgttaaatgtaatccccatggtaaccacaaataaaatcACTCTAAAATATACACgaaggaaacaagaaaagtaaaagtttcactacaaaaaatcaaacacaaaagaaggcagtaaaGAAGGAAGTAAAGGACAAAGAAGCTTTaaggcatatagaaaacaaatagcaaaatgacagaagtaaGTCCCTCATTATCTGTAATGACTTTCATGGAttaaattccccaatcaaaagacagagtttggcagaatggatttttaaaaatatgactcaatatatgtcaattatatctcaataaaacacacaaaaaagatatgACCCAATTATATGCTATTtacaagagattcactttagATCAAAAGACAGAAATAGGTTGagagtgaaaggatggaaaagttATTTCATGCAAAAAGTAGCCAAAAGAGAGTAGGGAcagctatactaatatcagaaaaatagactttaaaccaaaaaggttataagaaatgtaaatgaacatTGTGTGTTAAAAGGTTCACTACAGCAAGacagaataataataaacacttaCACACCTAATAACAAACTGTCAAATATATGAAGTGAAAATTGACAGAATGAAGGAAGaaacagttctttaaaataattggaGAATTCAATTTCAACAATGGATGAACAATAATGGATCAAACAAGATGGAAGATATGTAAGGAAATAGACTTGAACAACACAATAAACTAGCTAGATCTAACAAACATATGCAGAACTCTCTGCCCAAACACAAATAGCATACAGATTCTTCtgaagtgcacatgggacattctccagattagaccatatattaggccacaaatcTAGTCTCAATagatttattctctttttttaagattttatttatttatttgacagagagagagatagtgacagcaggaacacaaggcagggggagtgggagagggagaagcaggcttcccgccgagcagggagcccaatgcaggactagatcccaggcccccgggatcatgacctgagctgaaggcagacgcttaacgactgagccacccaggcgccccagtctcaATAGATTTAAAAGGATATCATGCAAagcatcttctctgaccacaataggatgaagttagaaatcaataatataagaaaaactgtaaaattcaaaaattaatacaTCCTTAAACAACCAGTGAGGCAAGGAAGGAATTACAaggtaaattagaaaatacaacCTACCAAAACATGGGATGCAGTGAAAACACTACTAAGAGGGAAATCTGTAGTTGTAATTgcccacattaaaaaagaagaatgatctcaaatcaatgacctaactttacaacttaaggaactagaaaaagaacaaagaaaaccaaaagcaaacagtaggaaataataaaattagagcagagataaaataGAGAATAGTAAAACATTAGAGAAAATCACTGAAATCAAAAGTAAATTCTCTCAAAagattgacaaacctttagctagatggactaagaaaaaaaaaaacaatactcaacttactaaaatcagaaatgaaagtggagaCATTACTACCAACTCTACAGAAATAAAGGATTATAACAGAGTGCTGTGAATAATTGTGTCAATAAATTGTATAATctagatgaaatagacaaattcttaAAAACCCAAAACCTACCAAGATTAAAtcataaggaaatagaaaatttgagtatATACCTAAATAGTGAGGAGattgattcagtaatcaaaaacctcttgACAAAGAAAAGCCCTGGGTCCAATGGCTTCATTgctaaattctaccaaacacttaaagaattaatagtaatccttctcaaactcgtccaaaaaaatgaaaaaggaaggtaTATTTTCTAACTCGTTTTATAAGTCCAGGATTGCCCTGATACCGAAGCTAGATGAATAAACTACAAGAAAATGAAacttcagaccaatatccttgaggaatattggtgcaaaaattctcaacaaaatactagcatatACAGAATTCTATAGCACacaaaaaggattatacatcatgaccaagtgggaaaTATTCCTAGAATACAAAGATTGTACAACATACAAAAACCAAAGAATGTAacataccacattaacagaatgaaggaggagaaaactACATGAGCATCCCAgttgacacagaaaaagcatttgacaaaatcaacccctttttcatgaaaaaaaaaatctcaacaaatgaagaatagaaagaaatcacctcagcatcATAAAGTCCACATATGAAAAGTCCAGAGGTAATACAATACTCAATgggaaagactgaaaacttttcctctaagatcggGAACAAGATGAGGATACTCACTTTCACCATTTCTGTTCAGCATAGTATTcaaagtcctagccagagcaattaggcaagaaaaggaaataaaaggcattcaagttggaaaggaagaagtaaaattacctgTTTTCAGATAAGATGAttttgtatgtagaaaacccttaAGATTCCAtaccaaaaacatacaaaaaaaaaaaaaaaacctgttagaactaataaatgaattcaacaaagtagcaggatacaaagtcaacacatgAAAATtagttgcacttctatacactaacagaaaaaagaccaaaaaaaaaaaaaactaagaaaataattttgagggacgcatgggtggctcagtcggttaagcgactgccttcagcttgggtcatgatcctggagtcctgggatcaagccccacattaggctccctgttcagtggggagtctcttctccctctctctctgcccctctcttccactcgtgctctctctcaaataaataaataaaaaatctaaagaaagaaagaaaacaatttcaaggGCATTTATTATCATGAGGACTGGGtattacatgtaagtgatgaattactaattctactcctgaagccactattacactatatattctatatattaactaactagaatttaaatttaaaaaattgggaaaaaagaaaacaatttcacttacaataacatcaaaaagaataaaatacttaggaataaacaaccaaggtgaaagacttatactttgaaaactacaaagaattactgaaagaagtaaaaacaCAAACTGAAAAACATCCTATGCACATGGTTTAGAAGACtatattgttaagatatcaatATTACCCAAAGGAatatacagattcagtgcaatccctatcaaaatccaaaTGTTATTtgttgcagaaagagaaaaatccatcctaaaattcatatggaacctcaagggaccctgaatagccaaaacaatattgaaaaagaacaaagttggaggtctcccacttcctgatttcaaaacttattacaaagctacagtatcAAAACAATGCAGTACCAGCATAAAGACTGACatataggtcaatggaatagaatagagagcccagaaatacacctTCATATATATAGTCAGATGATCttcaacaagagtgccaagatcattcaatagggaaaggacagtctctcaACTAGTGGTACTGGGAAAtttggatatccacatacaagTGTCTAGAAGATGGTCCTTTACCTtacaccatattaacaaattgactaaaaaagaatcaaagacctaaaactttaaaactcttagaggaaaacataaagGGAAACCTCCATGACGTTGGATTTGGAATGATTTCTGGTttaatgacaccaaaagcacagaccacaaaagaaagatataaattggattataccaaaattaaaaactcctgtgcatcaaaaaacaaaacaaaacaaaaaaaagagagaaaaggtaattaaaaaataggattgggggcctgggtggctcagtcagttaagcatctgccttcagctcaggtcataatcccagggtcctgggatcgagccccatgtcaggctccctgctcagtggggagtctgcttctccctctcactctccctctgtgctctctctctcaaataaataaactctttaaaaaaataggatcaaatctttgcaaatcatatatctgttcAGGTATTAaaatccataatatataaagaacacctataaacaacaacaacaagggaaaaaactgataaaaaatgGGCGaaggatttaataaatatttcttcaaagaagatattcaaatgatcaataagcatatgaaaagatattcaacatcactaattagggaaatacaaattaaaactactgtGAGCTACCACCCCACATCCATAGGATGgctactaccaaaaaaaaagaaagaaagaaaagaaaagaaaaaagagattaacaagtgttggcaaggatgtggggaaattagaaccctgtgcactgctgatgggaatgtaaaattgtctAGATGCTATAAACAGCTTAGCAAttgctcaaaaatttaaaataaaattactgtatgatccagccattccacttttgagtatatatccaaaagaatcaaaagcagaatctcaaagagatctTTGTACATCCATTtttcacagcagtattattcacaatagccaaaaggtggaagcaaccaaaatacCTATCCatggatgaaaggataaacaaaatgcggtatatacatacagtggaatattattcagccttagaaaagaaggaaattctaccacatactacaacatgggtgaaccttgtaggcatgctaaatgaaaaaagcccatcactaataataataataataataataataataatactgtatcattCCACTCAAATTAGGTTTTTACAATGatcaaattcatggagacagaaggtagaatggtggttgcctgggACTGGGGAAAGGGAGAATAGAGAAtaattgtttaatgggtacagagttttaatTTTGCACAATGAataaagttctggagatggatggtagtgatATTTGCACCACaacatgaatatacttaatgccactgagctgtttacttaaacattattaaaatgactaactttatgctatgtgtattttactacaattttttaaagatgacagaGTCCTCCATGTTGCACAACTACAGAGGGCACCATTTACATGGACCACACCGTAAAGGAGTCTCCCTGAAGTTGGTCAACTTGGAGGCCCTGAAGCCCCAACTCTCCTACCCATGGCATACATTGCTAATCAATCTGTTCAAAGGTCCTGTTcatcctgcactgggctctcagAATTCTCCACGCTACACCCCAGACAAACCCTGCCAATTCCTCAGAACTGATTTATGAGATGCCATCATTAGCTCAATGACATCTTTGAAATCTGACGGAGAGAGCTGGGGACACAGATATAGCAGACCTGATCATTCCTTTATTGGAAGGGGTATGCACTGTTGCACTCTACAAGCCTGTGCGCCTAAAGAGATTTCAAGTTGAAGATTCAGATGactttctttgaaaatgtagTGGCCCTGAATAAAGCCACGGGTACGGCAATTATGCCAGCGCCAATAGATTTGGATGATGCGGGCAGCGTGGAGCAAACGGCAGTAACGAAGGCGTATGCGCCACATGCGGACCCAGGATTGCAACTTGACGACTGCCCATTCTTGCCGCACATAGAAATCTAGGGCCAGGTGCCTCTTCCTCTCCAGCAGCTTCACCAGCATCTGCTTCCACCAGCGCTGAATGATACATGCTCTGAGTGCTGCGTGCAGCAGTGTACGGCGTACCAGGGTGCCCCGCCACCACGCTTGGATGAACATGGCCGCTTCCTGTTTCCCGGTGATCTTTTTTGGGGGACCTTGCAAGAGAAAATGGGACACTTAAGAAACTCATGCATTGCAGCCCTAAGATCTGCCAGGAAGAAGCCCTGATCTCTATCAACAATCATCCCTTTCTCCCACGTTCAGCAGAGGCATTTTGGGCAAGAGCTGGACCCAGGAGACCAAGTAGGTGTCCTGCATCTGCCACTCTCTGATTAATGGACATGGACACAACATCTTGCCCTCTGAATCTCAGGGTCTCCATCTGAACTTGCAAAGGCACCCAGTTTTGCACGGACCTGGTTGGCCAGTCTAGAGCAAGAACACCATGATCTAGAGGTGAAAGAGATTCAAGTTTCACCTGGACCTGACCATTTACCTAAGATCCATGTCTCTTCCCTCAGACTCCTCCCATCTGCTGGAGAAGTGGCATCTtttctcctcctgccctctcACCTCTGACTTCAGGTTACACCAACAACCTACTGTCTCCCCTCTGCCTCACCAAAGTATTAAAAGATTCATCTGCCTCATACACTTTAAGAGCTTAAACACCAGTTAACACCTTCATCAGTACAaagatacacatgcacacacacacttccagaCCCAATCTTTCTGTAGCTCTATCTTTGCATTCCCCAAACACAGTCCCCACCTTGTAGCTCCCAAACTTGTGTAGTCTGAGTTCATACTCTTTGCCCACCTCCTTGGCACAATCCACACATTTTGGCCAGACCCACATCTCAGCTTAAGGAGGAAATGAGGGGAAAGGATAGCCAAGGAGGAGTCGATCTGTGTTCATTCTGTGTATGGTGACTATTCAACTCAGTTTGCCTGGTACCCTGGGTTTATGCCTGTTGTCCAGAGTAATGTCGATAAGTACCCCTTTCACTCACTGAAGCATCTCTCTTTAGACAATAAATTACATGGTCACGGACTTTTGGTTTGGGGTACTCCACTAGACCCCAAGGGTCAGAGATGTCACAAGTCAAGGCTCTCCCCAACATAGTAGAGCCTGGAACCATCAACCATGGAGGAGTGGAGAGGGTAGTAGGAGTGGTATGGGATTGTCAGGGGCAGAGTtacttccccttctcccctttgCTCCTTCAAGCTCTGTTCTACCAATGTGACTTCATCCTCTTTGACTATAACTTGGAAAATTCGCTGTCCAGTAATCAGagtttagagaaaaaaaacaatggagaaaGTAAGGGTACTCTCCTCATCACTAGGTGTCAAATCAACCACACAGGTTCCTGGCATTTCCCGGGACCTTGGACATGAAAAGGGAATGGGGGAGTCCCATCCAAAGGAATCTATGGGAAATTTACTGGCCTCCCAGAAAGCTTGGGTGGATTTGACTATCTCTTATAAAACATTAAATGCCTGTGACTTGTGCTGGATGGTCAAATCCCCCTCAGGTCTGCACTTTACTAAATTACCCATGGTTAGGGGCAAGATGGTCCCATCACTCTCAGGTCTGGACTCCTCCAGCCACACACGGGCAGCAGAAgtggaagaaggggaagagataTGATGTCATAAGGGCACCTATGACTCAGGCACCAGGATGGCTTCCAGGAGTTGAGCCCCTTTCTAAGAAAAACCTAGAAGACCTGCCCTTTCCTTGCTACCAGAATGGCCAGAGTTCTGGCTACAAAGAACACCACAAATACTAACCCATTGACACAAAAGTGTATAATGATACTTACTAAAACCTGGctagtatttattaaatggatTTCTGTTCATTTAAACAATGATATTCCAAAGAACAGAATGAGTGTGCTATGTACTGATATAGAAAGGTGTATCAGATTAGCAATCATCAAGTCAAGATgaattcaatataaatatatatttatacacatgtaTTGTAAgagcattatttttaaaggggGTGAAGATAGGaagatatacataaaaattagCAATAATCATCTCTGATGAAGACAGCAGAATTGGAAGAACAGAATAAACTCCCTCATTGTGGCTAAACCTCCTATGTCTGGCCTAACTCTAGGTCATATAGTTATCAGGCCTCTGGGAGAGCAGGACGCATACAGAACAGAAAATTCATAAAGCCCCCAGGACCAGCCAGGGTCTTCATCTCAGTCTCAAGTGGCCGCAAGTCCTCTCccaccttcctcttcccctgAGAGTCTCAAGGTCACAGCCAGGAGATGGGTGAGGGACAACCACTGCACAAGAAGGGCCCCACTTCTGCCTGCTCCTGGCCTCTGAAGATCCATGTGGTCATTGTGAGCACCTGGTTCCTTCTCAGGGTCATAGCCCCAGAGGTCACTGAGGAGTGCATTTGCAATGTGTAGAGTACATATGTGGAGACAGTGTGGGGATCTAGAGGGATGTAGAGAAGATACACACTCCTTTCCCCCAACCTCTACCACCCTGTCTAGATTCCCCTCACCTTT is a window of Zalophus californianus isolate mZalCal1 chromosome 1, mZalCal1.pri.v2, whole genome shotgun sequence DNA encoding:
- the LOC113918117 gene encoding IQ domain-containing protein F5-like, giving the protein MGPPKKITGKQEAAMFIQAWWRGTLVRRTLLHAALRACIIQRWWKQMLVKLLERKRHLALDFYVRQEWAVVKLQSWVRMWRIRLRYCRLLHAARIIQIYWRWHNCRTRGFIQGHYIFKESHLNLQLEISLGAQACRVQQCIPLPIKE